One Rhipicephalus microplus isolate Deutch F79 chromosome 4, USDA_Rmic, whole genome shotgun sequence genomic window carries:
- the LOC119172282 gene encoding myosin light chain 1, with protein sequence MADLKPNEVEQAREHFEIYDMCAEGKVDCADLGSLLRSLDLRPTNATIEKNGGTQKRGEKKMTLEEFLPIYSQIKKDKDMGTHADFLEGLKVYDKAENGQMLEAELAHVLLSLGERLTDAEVDEIMQCCAGTVDEDGFIKYENFIKNVLAGPFPEEQKDK encoded by the exons AGGCCCGTGAGCACTTCGAGATCTACGACATGTGCGCCGAGGGCAAGGTGGACTGCGCCGACCTGGGATCCCTGCTGAGGTCCCTCGACCTGCGCCCCACCAACGCCACCATCGAGAAGAACGGAGGCACCCAGAAGAGGG GAGAGAAGAAGATGACGCTTGAGGAGTTCCTGCCCATCTACAGCCAGATCAAGAAGGACAAGGACATGGGCACACACGCCGATTTCCTTGAGGGTCTCAAGGTCTACGACAAGGCCGAGAACGGCCAGATGCTCGAGGCTGAACTGGCACACGTCCTGCTTTCTCTCG GCGAGCGGTTGACTGACGCCGAAGTGGACGAGATCATGCAGTGCTGCGCGGGGACAGTAGACGAGGACGGGTTCATCAAGTACGAGA ACTTCATCAAGAACGTTCTGGCTGGACCATTCCCCGAGGAGCAGAAGgacaagtaa